Genomic segment of Malus domestica chromosome 15, GDT2T_hap1:
AAACTTCTTGACATGCTTATGACCGTATAGTGGATAACCATCTAATATTTTGAGGAAGGGAAACTCTGCTAGAGAAACAACATGTTTCTCCAACTCTTTCAAATAATCCATTTCAATTGGCTGTAAAAACAACAATGAATCTCCTCTTTCACCAAGCCGAGCAGTTCTTCCAACCCTACATCAAGGATGAAATAAACATCTTTGGGGAACCTCAATGTAATATCATGAATAACATTAAAGATGCATGAATGGTTAGCCTAGGGAACTCCATGCTCAGAAACAAATCTTACAACATATAAGCATGTAATTCTACcgttgaaaaagaaaatgttagTCCCATTCTAAAAACCAATTAgttcttaaaattttcaaatattcgAATAAATTAAGGAAAATTTGTTATCGGTAATTGTGTTATAATTATAAATCTCATGAGCATAGGGTTGATTATAAATAATTACGTAGTGTTGCGGATAACAAGTTGTAATTAGTTGAACTAGCACCCATAGActggagaaaaaaagaaaaaaaaaaagtctggcTCATATAGTGCACATGCAAGAGAGAAGGGGAATAAATGAAAAACGAAAAGGAAAGACGAAGAGGTTCAAATACCTATGAGCATATTCAGTAGCCTCGCCTGGAGAATCATATTGTATAATGCATTTTACTTTCGGGAAATCCAAACCTCTAGCACAAACATCTGTGGACAAAAGAAGAGCCGATTTTTCTCTTCTGAATGTCTCAAAAGCAGATCTTCGATCCTCCTGCTCCATATTCCCATGTAACTGGAAGGTCTTACAATTAACAAGCCTCTGCTTAATTTCTGCACCTGGTCCTGAATAAGGTTTGAATTGGAACTCATTTAACAAGGAGTAGTGAAAATCCACTGCATCACATGTTGAAAAGAACAGCACAATCTGTAAAATGAGCATGTGAGTGAACCGACAAGGTAAAGCATAACAAAATGAAGTTGAAGACTGCATAGAAAGATCCGAACTGTGTCGATGAATCGACAATATAAGACATCACTTTCAAGAAATAGGATACAACATTGGTGCTCAAGGAAATTATTGTCCCTCCATACGAAGTTACGCACTCACTAGCACAATATCATAGAATTGAAAAGTACATTCTTGAACGTGGAGAGTCTATAAGACTGCccctaaaacaaacaaaagaaatgctAGTTTCCATGACCATTAGAAAATGGAAAGTTGAGAAGCAGGCTACCTTTTCGGAAGTTTCTAGCTCAAAAAGATACTTTAAAATGGAAAGAAGTACACCAATCCGTGCATTACATGGTACTGCAAGGAAATTTGACCAAAACACTTAATCACTATATATGTACTTTTATCAACCGCCCCgacaaagaaagaggaaaggaaaaaggaaatttATTGGGACACACCTTTTACATATTTCTATGTCAATTGAGCTGGAAGTCTATAATCTTCACTAACAGAGCATGTTGCCTTCACTGTTTGTGTGTCATCATCATCAATGTTTGTGTGTCATCATCATAACGGGTTTCTCTAAACTCATTTTTTCAAGATGATTGACTTTCTCGTTTAAGGTCGCTGATAATAGCAAATTCTGTATCAGAAACTCAAATTTACTCGTAACAGTGCCATTCCTAGTGGCAGAGCCATGTTGCCTTGAGCCCAAAAAATCTAGTATTTCCTctatttcttttccaaatcccaATTCCAAAATTCTGTAAGAAAATCATATTGATATATAATGAATACACGCTTGACATAGATGACGTTACAACTGTACAACGACAACATTTGGCTACAATAGTCGGCCTTGTACACATCCATGTTAGATCAATCAAATAACAATTTAAATGGTGTATGTAGCATTATACCTATCTGCTTCATCGAAGATAATCCAACGCAAATTCGTGTGCACAAAAGAAGACGTATATAAGCAATCCTAAACTAAGTTTTCAGTAAAAAAAACTCAACGATTTCGCATGTTTTCACGTTACTTGATAAGAATTATACATTGATGCATAATGCATTAAGTGGATAACTAAAAAAGTAGtgtcaaataaattaatctgaATACTATTGAATACAAAAATGTACCAACCAACCGGATCCATTTTATTAACCATATCCGAACTATTATACGAACCGCCAAACAAGACCTTAGGCCCAGCCCATGCCTAAGCGGCTAAGCCTCAGAGCTATGCCCGCTTGAGCTGAAGTGAAGACTGAACAGAAGAGCTGCTTCTGTTCTGAACCTCGTCGTCTTTCTCTTGCACCTTCAGCCTCTCAGAAATTCCGAACCGATCGCATACGTCAACCAATCGGTAAGATTTCATTGTTTCGATGCGAATTTGATCGAGCTATTACGGTTTTTCAAGTTTAATTTCTGGAAAATTTGACCTTTAATTCGTGGTTGGCTATGGCTTCTGGGGGAAAATAGGGTTTGGATCTGTGAGCAATTCAGATGGCGACGGGAAACGATGTCGTAGAGATTGATAGCTTGGAGAAAGGGTTACTGTCAGAAACTGCAACCGAGGCTGAAGCTGAAGAAGCAGTTCTGTATTCAGCTTCGTTTCAGGAAATGGAGGAGAATTTTGTCAAGTACCAAACAGCACAATGGCTTCTTTACTCTGCGCTTTTGATACTGGCGTGGGGGATTGGGATTTTTATGCTGCTTTATCTGCCCGTCCGGCGCCACATTCTGCGAAAGGATATTCGTTCGCGGAAGCTCTATCTCACTCCCAATGCCATTGTCTACAAGGTAAATTGGAAGTTCAAGTTTGGATCTCTATCTTGTTGCTGATGATTTGAGCTCCCGGAATGCGGTTTTTTGTTCTCAGTTAATTTGGTTGTTTATGGATTGATCAATCTTTTGAGTGCTGGTGGAATTTGGTTGCTTTTGGTATGTGAAATTATGGGCTGCTGGTTATCATTGGATAACGCTTTGTTTCTTTAGCTCAGTATGCAAAGCCAGTTCCATTTCCAATTTTCGgggtgttgaagaaagagaaGCATGTTTTGTTGCCTTCAGTGGCGGATGTTGTGATCGAGCAAGGTACAGAGCATTGACAATTGCTACTTAAATGTGATGTTCCCCTACTACTCTTGAAATATCTGTATTGATCTGTGCATTGACTGCATTCTGAGGTTTCGATTCTGGGCACTTGCATTACCTTAGTCTTGCTAGTAGTGTCTTAGAACCCCTTATGACACTCTTGTTATACTCAGGATATCTGCAGTCTCTCTTCGGTGTCTACTCACTTAGAATAGAGCATGTTGGTGTCAGAAGGCCGCCAAGCGATGATGTTCAAATTCATGGCATTGCAAATCCCAGTGCTTTCAGGAAGGCATTTTACTCAccacttaaattaaacacttaTTCTCAAGTTGCCCCCAATTTTAGAAAATATGAGTTAATTTGTCTTCCCTGACGTCCATTTCAGGCGGTCCTCATGCGCCTTGCAAGCATGACAAATGAGGTCTTCACTAGACAAGTTTCCACACTCGAAGATATTCCAAATTTGAAGGTAGGGTCATATgccagtttttatttttttggtgtgCGTGTGCCAACATATTAGTACAAGCATTACAAACAAACCAGTCTCAATACTTACTTATCCAAAGAAGCTGAACTTTTTTGGTCATATCTGGCAAGCTTTATCGGGACATGTAGATTAAATCCTTGATAACACATTAGGCCATTAAGAATGCTAGCAAATATCCCCTTGTATCATATTCAATTAAgaaattctctttctttctaTTGTCAGCTTCAGGGGTCCCCGTCAAAGTCTCTCAGGTATGGGGATCTAACGCTACTGCAGAAACTTGAGGAAGTAGGAAGTTCTGTAAAGGTAAAACGCTAAGATTTCtgtgtttatttttaaatttgggaTGCTGTTCTTTCTCGTAATCTTTACTTTCATCTGATGTCTATTATACAGAGGGTTCAAACTATACTCGAGGAACAACACCCTCAAACGCTAGAACCTATAGGTGGAAGCGCGCGAAGAGTGTTAAATTTGTAATTCTTCTGGCCTTTCACATTCTTAgttggatatttttttttttttgagcacAAGTTGATTGGTCCTACTTCCTGGATCTAGTGTATGATGCAGGATACGCACTACGCAGGACGTTGGAAATTTCATGACAGGCTTTTGCTCGTACAACTTGCACACGGATACCGTGTTGCTTCTATCACCTATTTCGTCGGACAAATCCAGGATTGCATTTTACAACCCCGCGAACGTTAAACATTCATCCGAAATTTCTGTTGGTGCCCACTAACGAGTTTTTGTTGATTTCAGATGTACTTTGTATCTTAGCATTTGCAAATATAGAAATTGACCCATGTAAAGATTCATGATTTTCACTTTGAGGTTTGTTGTGTGCCGTCCTTTCCATGAAAGAAAAATGTAATTTACTTTTTCTTTCAATCCTTCAATCTTGTTCTCCCAGAGCAACTCCACTGTGGGTTGCTGCTCGGGGGACAGTGGACCAAACAGGCCACGATAGCCCGGCTGAAGCCCTCCAGCGTGGGGAGCCCGAGGGACTGGGCAGGCCCGAGCAACAGGCCTGTGAGGAATCACCAGCCCGCGAGCTTGAGGTGGACCTGACGTAGGGCTGATGTCAACCTGGCGTCAGtcccatttaaattttttttttctatcaggCGCGTTCGCTTTCCACGTtccgttcgatctcaacggctCTTCAAAATGGGTCGTTCGATTTGCAAcggtaataaaaataattttttttatttaatatcaaTCGTTGAATCTGAGATCGGCAGTTGATATTATTttgctttataaataaataaataaaagaaaaaatagttttaaaattaaaaaaagttaccgttgtgacacgtggcacaatctagagggttggaattcaattttttttttaaatccaacagtagagattaattagttcaataaaaattttaaaaaaattgtaaaaaatccgaaaaaaaatatgaaaaatttttaaaaaaattgtttttacttttatataaataccttctcattatcatctactttacaccacaatttcatattttctcaactactttcaatcaaattcctatctttctctcaaagtttcaatccaattttttttcaacaaaatgactacagatgcaggtacgaattggtcacttcttgaagatgttgcgttgtgtactagctgggttgaagttactcatagtttgcttacgggtaatgagatgcagttgcgagaaatatGGAGttttattcataccaattattttgagaaaatgggtgggaaaagaaccaaagaatcgatgtccagttgttggaaattacttagccaatcgtttagtgcgtggagagacgccttggcacaagctagtgctaatcttcgaagtggggaaaattacacggatcaggtaacaatatattatttatttgtttgtactatacccaaatttacattataattatttgtttgtattatttatttgtttcctactttcattataattatttatatgttacctactttcattataattatttgtttgtattattatttatttatttgttacctactttcattataattatttatttatttgttacctatttatttgtagcaacttcaagcacaagcttggtatggtgccaaaaccaaaagcaaaaataaatcattcaaccggtgggaatgttggaatattatcaaagattgtcctaaattcagagttgtgcCTGTCGGTCCAGAAGTTTTCATGAACAACACCCCTCTATATTCTACATCCGATCATGGCTCGCATGTTCatgaagatgatgcagaagAAGTGCCCGAAATGCCCCTTCCTAAACAAGCGTTGGGTTCGACCCGTTAACCAATTAGGCCtgaaggtaagaaggcttcaaagagaaaagggagtgcttccaagaatgattatgcaaaatACATGGAAGAACTTACTCGCTaaggtgaattgactttggcgcgggaaatggcgaaatttgaggctgataaggctagaaATGAGGCAAAAGCTGCAGTTATAGAGAGAGAATTTCAAGCTAATCAGAGAGAAAGatagctacttaggcaagaatgGCTAAATGAGATCGTGAAATTATGAACACGCCTTTAGAAAGGAAGTcttcaaattctaaatatttttggaagtcggagaaagcggacgtggtgcgaaggaggcatgcaagagaagcgagagcaagagaaaatggtcctagcacgacaagagaagatcatcctagcaccacaaattggttaagtgatgatgaatatAGTAgtttttgtaatcggagcccatagttttccaatcactttgggttgtaatttattatttattgaatagagtactttatgttgttaccaatttatt
This window contains:
- the LOC103400908 gene encoding uncharacterized protein isoform X1 — protein: MATGNDVVEIDSLEKGLLSETATEAEAEEAVLYSASFQEMEENFVKYQTAQWLLYSALLILAWGIGIFMLLYLPVRRHILRKDIRSRKLYLTPNAIVYKYAKPVPFPIFGVLKKEKHVLLPSVADVVIEQGYLQSLFGVYSLRIEHVGVRRPPSDDVQIHGIANPSAFRKAVLMRLASMTNEVFTRQVSTLEDIPNLKLQGSPSKSLRYGDLTLLQKLEEVGSSVKRVQTILEEQHPQTLEPIGGSARRVLNFV
- the LOC103400908 gene encoding uncharacterized protein isoform X2; this encodes MASLLCAFDTGVGDWDFYAALSARPAPHSAKGYSFAEALSHSQCHCLQAQYAKPVPFPIFGVLKKEKHVLLPSVADVVIEQGYLQSLFGVYSLRIEHVGVRRPPSDDVQIHGIANPSAFRKAVLMRLASMTNEVFTRQVSTLEDIPNLKLQGSPSKSLRYGDLTLLQKLEEVGSSVKRVQTILEEQHPQTLEPIGGSARRVLNFV